The Thermoclostridium stercorarium subsp. stercorarium DSM 8532 genome contains a region encoding:
- a CDS encoding carbohydrate ABC transporter permease, translated as MKALKTGKKLSSRENNLNAYVFLAPYLLLFLVFILIPIAMAIMLSVTNFNTLEFPDFVGLMNYVNLVTQDEIFMQYVLPNTITYALIVGPGGYILSFLVAWALSQLPKVPRTILALVFYSPSITSGVAMNVLWRILFSGDQAGYINAWLIRLGIITEPVQWLTDKRYLLTIMIIVALWSSMGVGFLAILAGILNQDETLYEAAAIDGVKNRFQEVIYITIPAMKPQMLFAAVMSIVNTFQNGMIGVQLSGANPTPGYAGQLVVNHIEDYGFIRYEMGYASAVSVVLLLTVYVFSRVSKRLFSEREY; from the coding sequence ATGAAAGCGTTGAAAACGGGAAAAAAGCTTTCAAGCAGGGAAAACAACCTTAACGCTTATGTTTTTCTGGCTCCGTACTTACTGCTGTTCCTTGTCTTTATCCTGATCCCGATTGCGATGGCAATAATGCTGTCGGTAACTAATTTTAACACCCTTGAATTTCCTGACTTTGTCGGACTGATGAATTATGTGAATTTAGTGACACAGGATGAAATTTTCATGCAGTATGTATTGCCAAATACAATAACCTACGCGCTTATAGTGGGGCCGGGAGGGTATATATTGTCGTTCCTGGTGGCATGGGCACTTTCCCAGCTGCCAAAAGTTCCGCGGACGATACTTGCCCTTGTATTCTATTCGCCGTCAATTACCTCAGGGGTGGCGATGAATGTGCTGTGGAGGATTTTGTTCAGCGGGGATCAGGCCGGATATATCAATGCGTGGCTGATTCGGCTCGGAATAATTACAGAACCTGTACAATGGCTTACCGACAAAAGATATCTGCTTACGATAATGATTATAGTTGCGTTATGGAGCAGCATGGGCGTGGGTTTTCTTGCAATTCTCGCAGGAATCCTGAACCAGGACGAAACTCTGTACGAAGCTGCCGCAATTGACGGGGTAAAAAACCGCTTCCAGGAAGTCATATATATTACGATACCCGCAATGAAACCTCAAATGCTGTTTGCGGCGGTGATGTCTATAGTAAACACTTTCCAGAACGGTATGATAGGCGTTCAGCTTTCGGGGGCAAATCCAACACCGGGATATGCCGGACAGCTGGTGGTGAATCATATTGAAGACTATGGCTTTATCCGTTACGAAATGGGATACGCGTCTGCGGTTTCAGTGGTTTTGCTGCTGACGGTATATGTTTTTTCAAGAGTTTCAAAAAGGCTGTTTTCCGAAAGGGAATATTAA
- a CDS encoding glycoside hydrolase family 43 protein → MRKKIIFMLAVGALLLTAACGKRTAGNEVPAETKDNRAQPTGTESNDSDTGGIVIGRDVKLTADNPINYSFANVSVHDPSIVEDNGTYYIFGSHLAAAKSKDLMNWELIGSGVNASNPIIPNALEEMREAFEWSKTNTFWAPDVIRLKNGKYYMYYCTCEGSSPLSALGVAVSDDIEGPYRDLGIILKSGMGYDMPSEDGNMYNANVHPNVVDPCLFYDTEGRLWMVYGSYSGGIYILEMDPETGFPLNKGYGKKILGGNHARIEGPFVLYSPETGYYYLFLSFGGLDSKGGYNIRVARSKNPDGPYYDASGNDMINCKGAPGTFFHDPSIEGYGVKLMGGHRFAWIEGEQSKIRFGYLSPGHNSAYYDEKTGKYFLIFHTRFEGRGEVHEVRVHQFFINEDGWPVVAPYRYTGETLGTYTKEQVTGIYKYINHGKSINREAIVSELIQLNEDYTITGAVKGTWKLKDDGRSVEIVIGEEVYKGVFVMQWDEYGKKNVMTFTALSDTGVAIWGSGIWAIE, encoded by the coding sequence ATGAGGAAAAAAATTATATTCATGCTGGCCGTCGGGGCTTTATTACTGACTGCGGCCTGCGGGAAAAGAACAGCGGGCAATGAAGTCCCGGCCGAAACGAAGGATAATCGTGCTCAGCCTACCGGCACTGAAAGTAATGACTCGGATACAGGCGGGATTGTCATCGGAAGGGATGTTAAGTTAACTGCGGACAATCCGATTAATTACTCCTTTGCCAACGTTTCTGTTCATGATCCGTCAATAGTCGAAGACAACGGCACCTATTACATATTCGGATCCCATCTGGCGGCTGCAAAGTCAAAAGACCTTATGAACTGGGAATTAATCGGTTCGGGAGTGAACGCCTCCAACCCCATAATTCCCAATGCCCTGGAGGAAATGAGGGAGGCCTTTGAGTGGTCCAAAACCAACACTTTTTGGGCTCCTGACGTAATACGCTTAAAGAACGGAAAGTATTACATGTATTATTGCACCTGCGAAGGGAGTTCTCCTTTGTCTGCGCTGGGCGTTGCCGTATCTGACGACATTGAAGGACCGTACAGGGATCTCGGTATTATACTGAAATCGGGGATGGGATATGATATGCCCAGTGAAGACGGAAATATGTATAATGCCAATGTGCATCCGAACGTTGTTGATCCATGTCTGTTCTATGACACTGAAGGAAGGCTTTGGATGGTATATGGCTCATATTCCGGCGGGATTTACATTCTGGAAATGGATCCCGAAACGGGTTTTCCCCTTAATAAGGGATATGGTAAAAAAATATTGGGAGGAAACCACGCACGGATTGAAGGCCCGTTTGTATTATACAGCCCTGAGACCGGGTATTATTACCTGTTTTTATCCTTCGGAGGTCTTGATTCAAAAGGGGGTTACAATATAAGGGTTGCCCGTTCGAAAAATCCCGACGGGCCGTATTATGATGCAAGCGGAAATGATATGATAAACTGCAAGGGTGCGCCGGGAACCTTCTTTCATGATCCGTCCATAGAAGGATATGGTGTCAAGCTGATGGGCGGTCACCGGTTTGCATGGATTGAGGGTGAGCAGTCGAAAATACGTTTTGGGTATCTTTCACCGGGGCATAATTCTGCGTATTATGATGAGAAGACGGGTAAGTATTTCCTCATCTTTCACACAAGATTTGAAGGCAGGGGCGAAGTCCATGAAGTTCGCGTTCATCAGTTCTTCATAAACGAGGACGGATGGCCGGTTGTGGCTCCTTACAGGTATACTGGGGAAACATTGGGAACATATACGAAAGAACAGGTAACAGGAATTTATAAATATATAAACCATGGAAAATCCATTAACAGAGAGGCGATAGTATCTGAGTTGATTCAACTGAATGAGGATTATACGATTACGGGAGCTGTAAAAGGCACCTGGAAACTTAAAGACGACGGAAGAAGTGTTGAGATTGTCATCGGTGAAGAGGTCTATAAAGGCGTGTTCGTAATGCAGTGGGATGAATACGGAAAAAAGAATGTTATGACTTTTACCGCTCTTTCGGATACAGGCGTTGCGATATGGGGAAGCGGTATTTGGGCCATTGAATAG
- a CDS encoding extracellular solute-binding protein, with translation MAFQIRKGLSAVLLVTAMLTTMGTTSTDCVSSGSAFPDTSDISRTDYLNKITAENYSFISSRYTAAMYSGDVIEIPVNNSYIAELSGGKLVSDNKGYRNDVIELSRGECALFSVNVPETALYWISFDYYPSSDSILPVKASLSVNGRIPFYEAQNLVFESTWIDKKEKSYDRYGNEIVSSPEKLPRWEKKFVMDGSYRYSAPFAFELKKGENIIELNITEGAMLLGNIYLSGETKIPDYSKQEAMDGDRIIIIEAERIDYRNDSSIRATCEFNTALTPYDASKKVLNVIDAASFKDAGQTVSYEFLIDEPGCYYMGFVYRQSDKTDFPVFLDIRIDGEIPNRLLKSYPFKYTKDYTNLTLTDNDGEPVALYLDKGRHTISLTISIDNIRHALETTERIISGINDLALEITKVAGRNKDKYRDLDLVNYIPDVRERLLTWADELDGLRNDLRKHNPKVKEIGALSYAKIAAESLRRLAREPNRIPYRIDELAQSTNSAVQYLANFIDILKDNRLAIDKIYIYQKNAKLPEGIGFFKSIYLSIARFFSSFADQAYSASNKDESHLQVWVNRSRQHVELLQKMIDESFTPKTGIKVDVSIMPDQGKLIMANAAGDAPDVAQSVNYSVPFELAIRGALKDITEFGDFREVLTRFADGLHIPAMIGDGIYAVPETINFWVLFYRTDILEKLGLEIPETVEDVKRMLPELQIRGMNFYYPTAGMGSFKNFHGTTPLIFQYGGSLYGRTADNTALNSERTVQGFTELTELFTIYNLPVEVPSFYQRFRNGSLPIGIAEYGMYNLLINAAPEIAGNWDIAVVPGIVNENGEIVRYTSGGAESCVIFRSTEEREKMAWEYIKWWTSKEVQVEYGQTLQITYGPEYIWNTANLEAFAELPWDAKHKAVIIEQTKWVLEAPRLPGSYMTERELSNAFNAVVVDGRDLRITLNTAVKRINRETERKLKEFGYMSHDGKMIKEYEVPTLEKVRRILYGEN, from the coding sequence ATGGCATTTCAAATCCGAAAAGGTTTATCCGCCGTTTTATTAGTTACCGCCATGCTGACAACCATGGGCACCACATCAACTGATTGCGTTTCTTCAGGTTCAGCGTTTCCCGATACTTCCGACATAAGCAGAACTGATTATTTAAATAAAATCACTGCAGAAAATTATTCATTCATAAGCAGCCGATATACGGCGGCCATGTATTCCGGAGACGTTATAGAAATTCCTGTGAATAATTCCTATATTGCTGAATTATCAGGTGGAAAACTTGTTTCGGATAATAAAGGATACAGAAATGATGTTATTGAGCTGTCACGGGGAGAATGTGCCCTGTTTTCGGTAAATGTGCCTGAAACTGCGTTGTATTGGATAAGCTTTGACTATTATCCCAGTTCTGATTCAATTCTGCCGGTAAAGGCTTCGCTGTCGGTTAACGGCAGGATACCGTTTTATGAGGCGCAAAACCTGGTATTTGAGAGCACCTGGATTGATAAAAAGGAAAAATCCTATGACAGATATGGCAACGAAATTGTCTCATCCCCTGAAAAACTGCCACGCTGGGAAAAAAAGTTTGTTATGGACGGAAGCTACCGTTATTCCGCCCCGTTCGCCTTTGAGCTGAAAAAAGGGGAAAACATAATTGAATTAAACATCACCGAAGGTGCTATGCTTTTAGGAAACATTTACCTTAGCGGTGAAACCAAAATTCCCGATTATTCAAAACAGGAGGCGATGGACGGAGACAGAATTATAATTATTGAAGCAGAGAGAATTGATTACAGAAATGATTCTTCAATCCGCGCCACATGCGAGTTTAATACTGCTTTGACGCCTTATGATGCGTCAAAAAAGGTGTTGAATGTAATAGACGCCGCGTCTTTTAAAGACGCAGGCCAGACCGTTTCATATGAATTTCTTATAGATGAGCCGGGATGTTATTATATGGGTTTTGTATACAGGCAGAGCGACAAGACAGATTTCCCCGTGTTTCTGGATATCAGGATAGACGGGGAAATTCCAAACAGGCTATTGAAATCCTATCCGTTTAAATATACGAAAGATTATACGAATTTAACACTGACTGATAATGACGGAGAGCCTGTGGCTTTGTATTTGGACAAAGGCAGACATACCATTTCGCTGACAATTAGTATAGACAATATAAGGCATGCTCTGGAAACAACCGAAAGAATTATTTCGGGTATCAACGACCTGGCGCTGGAAATTACAAAGGTAGCAGGTAGAAATAAGGATAAATACAGGGATCTGGATTTGGTAAACTACATTCCCGATGTCCGGGAAAGGCTCCTGACATGGGCGGATGAGCTGGACGGACTGAGAAATGATTTGAGGAAGCACAACCCGAAAGTAAAAGAAATAGGTGCTTTATCCTATGCAAAAATAGCTGCGGAAAGTTTACGAAGACTTGCAAGGGAACCAAACAGAATCCCATACAGAATTGATGAACTTGCGCAAAGCACTAATTCCGCCGTTCAGTACCTGGCTAACTTTATTGACATATTAAAGGATAACCGCCTGGCAATTGATAAAATATACATATATCAGAAGAACGCAAAACTTCCGGAAGGTATTGGTTTCTTTAAAAGCATTTATCTGAGTATTGCAAGGTTTTTCTCTTCTTTTGCCGATCAGGCGTATTCGGCCTCCAACAAGGACGAAAGCCACCTGCAGGTCTGGGTTAACCGCTCCAGGCAACATGTGGAGCTGCTTCAGAAAATGATTGATGAAAGTTTTACTCCAAAAACCGGAATTAAAGTCGATGTCTCAATTATGCCCGATCAGGGGAAGCTTATTATGGCAAATGCAGCGGGCGACGCTCCCGATGTGGCGCAGTCGGTAAACTATTCGGTACCTTTCGAACTGGCTATAAGAGGCGCGTTGAAGGATATAACCGAATTCGGGGATTTCAGGGAAGTTCTGACAAGGTTTGCAGACGGACTGCATATCCCTGCGATGATAGGCGATGGAATTTATGCCGTGCCTGAAACCATCAATTTCTGGGTATTGTTTTACAGAACCGACATACTGGAAAAACTGGGGCTGGAGATACCCGAAACGGTTGAAGATGTAAAACGGATGCTTCCCGAACTTCAGATACGCGGCATGAATTTTTACTATCCCACGGCGGGCATGGGTTCGTTCAAGAATTTTCACGGAACCACTCCTTTGATTTTCCAATACGGCGGCAGTCTTTATGGAAGAACTGCAGACAATACGGCTTTGAACAGTGAAAGGACTGTTCAGGGGTTTACCGAACTTACGGAGCTTTTTACAATTTATAATCTTCCCGTGGAAGTGCCAAGTTTTTATCAGCGATTCAGAAACGGCAGCCTGCCTATAGGAATAGCCGAGTATGGGATGTATAACCTTCTTATAAACGCCGCGCCGGAGATAGCCGGCAATTGGGATATCGCAGTTGTTCCGGGAATAGTTAATGAAAACGGCGAAATTGTAAGGTATACGTCGGGCGGTGCTGAAAGCTGTGTTATTTTCAGAAGCACTGAGGAAAGGGAAAAAATGGCGTGGGAGTATATAAAATGGTGGACGTCAAAAGAGGTGCAGGTGGAGTACGGGCAGACGCTTCAAATAACCTACGGGCCTGAATACATATGGAATACCGCCAATCTTGAAGCATTTGCCGAACTTCCGTGGGACGCAAAACATAAAGCCGTTATAATAGAACAGACAAAATGGGTACTGGAAGCGCCAAGGCTTCCAGGAAGCTATATGACCGAAAGGGAACTGAGCAACGCTTTCAACGCCGTTGTAGTGGACGGAAGGGACCTGAGAATTACGCTTAATACCGCCGTGAAAAGGATTAACAGGGAGACCGAAAGAAAGCTGAAAGAATTTGGGTATATGTCCCATGACGGAAAAATGATAAAGGAATATGAAGTACCTACACTCGAAAAAGTACGCCGGATATTATATGGTGAAAATTAG
- a CDS encoding YIP1 family protein — MKRFERRLLPKLMAGLITFASAFWLNGLYVMADIPYKTFTLDGYGRVVETQSAYIPVKTINKVGEHSFRNASDMKITADGEIYIADTGGKRILVTDIDGNLLEIYGEGVLNEPTGIFVTDDKYLYVADKGAQKVIVMDRAGKVVNEYAKPDHPLYGKGVEFKPQKLVVDAKGIMYIICEGNTNGIVQISPAGGGTFLGYYGTNLTSVTFLDIFRRAILTEEQLAKLPKNLPKTPKNLFIDKKGLIYTVTQGGSEDNTGLRKLNVAGKNLIQAVYVDPLPSAVSVGNYENIYVVSEQGYVYEYNKDGSLLFIFGGKDSGRLRIGLFQKAVAVDVDKNDNVFVLDQEKNEIQVFKPTEFTNLVHEALYLYQSGKYNESMLPLQEVLRMNSLFDYANQAIGQAYLQEGNYSEAMRYFRMAKDTAGYSDAYWEVRNIWLQNNLVTILLVLVLIGALWKLVKSIREKYGLFSRAAAAAVSFKNRPLVSRLNYTWYFIRHPIDGCYGIKMENKASYLCANILLTLFIIVFLIDKYATGFIVKTIPDGRYKIFSDIGGIIAFFLLLTACSYLVCAINDGEATFRQLYAAYAYSLGPYLVIKILVVLLSNVITYNEIFLVEFSNFFLYLWISVLLFIAVKEINGYSVKETVKVILLTAFFALIVVLLIFIMYVLTTQVYDFIEAIIGEAVYRFEKS, encoded by the coding sequence GTGAAAAGGTTTGAAAGAAGGCTTTTGCCCAAATTAATGGCGGGTTTAATCACCTTTGCATCGGCCTTTTGGCTTAATGGGCTGTATGTGATGGCGGATATTCCGTATAAGACTTTTACGCTGGACGGGTATGGAAGGGTTGTGGAAACCCAGTCGGCGTACATACCTGTTAAAACCATAAACAAAGTCGGTGAACATTCCTTCAGAAACGCATCGGATATGAAGATAACAGCCGACGGGGAGATTTATATAGCCGATACCGGCGGAAAAAGAATACTTGTAACCGACATCGACGGGAATTTGCTGGAAATATACGGGGAAGGGGTGCTTAATGAGCCAACGGGTATTTTCGTAACTGATGACAAGTATTTGTATGTGGCGGACAAAGGCGCGCAGAAAGTTATTGTCATGGATCGGGCCGGAAAAGTGGTCAACGAATACGCCAAACCCGATCATCCCCTTTATGGAAAAGGTGTTGAGTTTAAACCGCAGAAACTTGTGGTGGACGCAAAAGGGATAATGTATATCATCTGCGAAGGAAATACCAACGGCATTGTTCAGATTAGTCCCGCTGGCGGCGGAACCTTTCTTGGATACTACGGAACCAATCTGACTTCGGTTACTTTCCTTGATATTTTCAGACGGGCAATACTTACAGAGGAACAGCTTGCAAAACTCCCCAAAAATCTTCCGAAAACCCCAAAGAATTTGTTTATTGATAAAAAAGGCCTTATATATACCGTTACCCAGGGTGGTTCGGAGGACAATACCGGCCTTAGAAAACTGAATGTGGCAGGAAAAAACCTTATACAGGCGGTTTATGTGGATCCCCTTCCGTCAGCCGTTTCGGTGGGAAACTATGAGAACATTTATGTTGTTTCTGAACAGGGATATGTATACGAATACAACAAGGACGGCAGTTTACTTTTCATATTCGGCGGAAAGGATTCGGGGCGCCTGAGGATAGGGCTTTTTCAGAAAGCCGTCGCGGTTGACGTGGACAAAAATGACAATGTGTTTGTGCTTGACCAGGAGAAGAACGAAATCCAGGTTTTTAAACCCACCGAATTCACAAATCTGGTGCATGAAGCACTGTACCTGTACCAGTCGGGGAAATATAACGAGAGTATGCTGCCGTTACAGGAAGTACTCAGAATGAACAGCCTTTTCGATTACGCAAACCAGGCCATCGGGCAGGCATATCTTCAGGAAGGAAATTATTCGGAAGCAATGAGATATTTCAGAATGGCGAAAGACACCGCAGGGTATTCCGATGCTTACTGGGAAGTGCGCAATATCTGGCTTCAGAATAATCTTGTTACGATATTGCTGGTTTTGGTGTTAATCGGGGCATTATGGAAACTGGTTAAATCAATTCGGGAAAAGTACGGACTGTTCAGCCGTGCAGCAGCCGCAGCGGTCTCATTTAAAAACAGGCCGCTGGTATCAAGGCTTAATTACACATGGTATTTCATCAGGCATCCGATAGACGGATGCTATGGCATAAAAATGGAAAACAAGGCCTCGTACCTGTGCGCAAATATACTTTTAACGCTGTTTATAATCGTATTTTTGATAGATAAATACGCAACAGGCTTTATAGTAAAAACAATACCCGACGGGAGGTATAAGATTTTCTCGGATATCGGCGGAATTATAGCTTTTTTCCTGCTGCTGACCGCCTGTTCATACCTTGTCTGCGCCATCAATGACGGAGAAGCCACTTTCAGGCAGCTGTATGCGGCATATGCATACTCCCTCGGGCCGTATCTTGTTATAAAGATTTTAGTTGTGCTGTTAAGCAATGTGATAACTTATAATGAAATATTTCTGGTGGAATTTTCCAACTTTTTTCTCTATTTGTGGATTTCAGTCCTGCTTTTTATAGCGGTTAAAGAGATAAACGGTTATTCGGTAAAAGAGACGGTTAAGGTGATACTTTTGACCGCATTCTTTGCTCTGATAGTGGTGCTTCTTATCTTCATCATGTATGTGCTGACCACTCAGGTGTACGACTTTATCGAGGCGATAATCGGAGAGGCGGTGTATCGGTTTGAGAAGTCGTAA
- a CDS encoding family 43 glycosylhydrolase: MQNSNIRTTPYNKPLLEQRADPYIYRHTDGYYYFTASVPEYDRIILRKSETIKGLRNAEEHVIWRKHESGEMSKHIWAPEIHYINNSWYIYFAAGKAENQWEIRPYVLECRDADPVAGEWKELGKMQCADEDEFSFRSFSLDGTVFENNGKYYFVWAEKVGVGRQISNLYIAEMETPWKLKTVQVMLSTPDYDWERRGFWVNEGPAVLKHGEYIFLTYSASDTSANYCMGMLYANKNSDLLDPLSWKKSRYPVLATDREKGIFGPGHNSFTKSEDGTKDIMFFHARQYEEIIGNPLYDPNRHTLTMEIGWSDDGMPVFEYQKQVYE; encoded by the coding sequence ATGCAGAATTCGAACATAAGAACAACGCCCTATAACAAGCCGCTGTTGGAACAAAGAGCCGATCCGTATATATACAGGCATACTGACGGATATTATTATTTTACGGCCTCGGTACCGGAATATGACAGAATTATTTTAAGAAAATCTGAAACAATTAAGGGATTAAGAAATGCGGAAGAACATGTTATATGGAGAAAACATGAAAGCGGTGAGATGAGCAAACATATATGGGCTCCGGAAATACACTACATTAATAATTCCTGGTATATTTATTTTGCGGCGGGAAAAGCCGAAAATCAGTGGGAGATAAGACCATACGTGCTGGAGTGCAGGGATGCCGATCCTGTTGCGGGTGAGTGGAAGGAACTGGGAAAGATGCAATGTGCCGATGAGGACGAATTTTCTTTCCGCTCTTTTTCGCTGGACGGGACGGTATTTGAAAACAACGGAAAATATTATTTTGTATGGGCTGAAAAAGTGGGAGTGGGCAGACAGATTTCAAATCTGTATATAGCCGAAATGGAAACACCGTGGAAATTAAAGACCGTGCAGGTTATGCTGTCAACCCCTGACTATGACTGGGAGCGGAGAGGATTCTGGGTGAACGAGGGACCTGCGGTTCTAAAACATGGCGAATACATATTCCTTACCTATTCGGCCAGCGATACCAGCGCCAATTACTGTATGGGAATGCTTTATGCAAATAAAAATTCCGATTTACTGGATCCGTTGTCATGGAAGAAGTCCAGGTACCCTGTATTGGCTACCGACAGGGAAAAAGGAATTTTTGGGCCCGGACATAACAGCTTTACAAAATCAGAAGACGGCACAAAAGATATAATGTTTTTCCATGCAAGGCAGTATGAAGAAATAATAGGTAATCCTTTATATGATCCCAACCGTCATACATTAACAATGGAAATCGGCTGGAGTGATGACGGAATGCCTGTTTTTGAGTATCAAAAACAGGTTTATGAATAA
- a CDS encoding carbohydrate ABC transporter permease yields the protein MARYRKNYINPKRFDRSQIKIMLILLPLALFMLLPIVFIFCHAFKPMDELFAYPPRFFVIRPTLDNFYKLFRTTSTSAIPIGRYVFNTFLVTLTTVTGSVFISTLAAFALSKLRFKGKVTLMEINNAALMFVPVSVMIPRYLIINALGLIDTYFALILPLMAMPVCLFLIKQFTDQVPDSLIEAAYIEGAGDFTVYRRIILPLIKPAVATGAILSFQQVWGDVMSSSYYISNETLRTLPFYMNTLTGAGNVIAGQGMAAAAGLVMFVPNLALFVILQSNVMNTMAHSGLK from the coding sequence ATGGCAAGGTACCGGAAAAATTATATAAATCCTAAAAGGTTCGACAGAAGCCAGATAAAAATTATGCTGATTCTTTTGCCGCTGGCTCTGTTCATGCTTCTCCCGATAGTTTTTATATTCTGCCATGCCTTCAAGCCAATGGATGAGCTGTTTGCTTATCCTCCAAGGTTTTTTGTCATAAGGCCTACACTTGATAATTTTTATAAACTGTTTAGAACTACGTCAACGTCAGCAATTCCCATCGGCAGGTATGTATTTAATACATTTCTGGTAACACTGACAACGGTGACCGGTTCCGTATTTATTTCCACCCTCGCGGCTTTCGCGTTATCAAAACTGAGGTTTAAGGGCAAGGTAACCCTTATGGAAATAAACAACGCGGCATTGATGTTTGTACCTGTTTCGGTTATGATACCGAGGTACCTGATAATAAATGCCCTTGGATTAATTGATACGTATTTTGCGCTCATTTTACCCTTAATGGCAATGCCGGTATGCTTGTTCCTGATAAAGCAGTTTACCGACCAGGTTCCCGATTCGCTGATTGAAGCGGCGTATATTGAAGGAGCTGGTGATTTTACCGTATACCGGAGAATTATCCTTCCACTAATAAAACCGGCCGTGGCAACGGGTGCCATTCTTTCATTCCAGCAGGTATGGGGAGATGTAATGAGTTCGTCCTATTACATTTCCAATGAGACCTTAAGAACACTTCCTTTTTATATGAATACACTGACGGGTGCCGGGAATGTAATTGCCGGACAGGGAATGGCTGCGGCTGCAGGCCTTGTTATGTTCGTGCCAAATCTGGCGCTGTTTGTCATCCTGCAGAGCAATGTCATGAACACAATGGCGCATTCGGGGCTGAAGTAA